One Onthophagus taurus isolate NC chromosome 11, IU_Otau_3.0, whole genome shotgun sequence genomic window carries:
- the LOC111423348 gene encoding lipase 3-like translates to MKLLGVILTLLGISSALNDTSKNLHTAAGLPLVDLIKHFGYPVEVYEDILTEDGYLITMHRIPRGVTDVPRKGVVLLMHCLTCSAAIFAMYGPDKGLAYILADQGYDVWMPNARGTDFSRKHVSLNPDDNTGAFWRFSFHEIGYYDIPAAVNVIRENTGVEKMLYVGYSQGTTSFTAMAAARPEYNDVFSLSVFLAPGTYFAKMENDFLLFLAKYIDPLTQLADMVQWYEFLPNYHLLEPIAEFCNGIGQEFCTDFFLWLLGISPDTVEQSWLPVFATTYPGGCSANQIIHYGQLIASAKFRRFDYGLVGNLGEYGSTTPPEYDVSKITAPIAIFYGAKDEIATADVEQFAADLPNLALLNRIETYNHFDFVLSKNVVSDVYNDVIDIMSQYA, encoded by the exons ATGAAACTCTTAGGGGTTATATTAACTTTATTGGGGATCTCTAGCGCTTTAAATGAtacctcaaaaaatttacacACAGCTGCTGGATTACCATTG gttgatttaataaaacattttggatACCCAGTTGAAGTTTACGAAGACATCTTAACCGAAGATGGATATTTAATCACCATGCATAGAATTCCTCGTGGTGTCACCGATGTTCCAAGAAAAGGAGTAGTTCTTTTAATGCATTGTTTAACTTGTTCCGCAGCTATTTTTGCAATGTACGGCCCAGATAAAGGTTTAGCCTACATTTTAGCCGATCAAGGTTACGATGTTTGGATGCCAAACGCGCGAGGAACCGATTTTTCAAGGAAACACGTTTCTTTGAATCCTGATGATAACACGGGAGCTTTTTGGAGATTTAGTTTCCACGAAATCGGTTATTATGATATCCCAGCTGCGGTTAATGTAATTCGTGAAAATACTGGagttgaaaaaatgttgtatgtTGGATATTCACAAGGAACAACTTCATTCACTGCTATGGCAGCTGCTCGTCCTGAATACAACGACGTTTTTAGTTTATCGGTTTTCTTAGCCCCAGGTACTTATTTCGCTAAAatggaaaatgattttttgctTTTCTTAGCGAAATACATCGATCCTTTAACc cAACTCGCCGATATGGTTCAATGGTACGAATTTTTACCTAATTACCACCTTTTAGAACCAATCGCTGAGTTCTGTAACGGAATAGGCCAAGAATTCTGcacagatttctttttatggctTTTGGGTATTTCGCCCGACACAGTTGAACAAAGTTGGCTCCCCGTTTTTGCAACAACATACCCAGGTGGTTGCTCTGCAAACCAAATCATTCATTACGGCCAACTTATTGCTTCAGCTAAATTCCGTCGCTTTGATTACGGTTTAGTTGGAAATTTAGGCGAATATGGCTCCACAACCCCACCTGAATATGATGTTAGCAAAATCACGGCACCCATCGCGATATTTTATGGAGCTAAAGATGAAATTGCTACTGCT GATGTAGAACAATTTGCAGCTGATTTACCAAATTTGGCTCTTTTGAACCGGATTGAAACTTACAATCATttcgattttgttttatcGAAGAATGTTGTTAGCGATGTTTATAATGATGTGATTGATATCATGAGTCAATATGCTtga